Part of the Leptolyngbya sp. BL0902 genome, GGATGGCGGTTCCGTCGGCCCGCCACTGGTAGGAAATGGGGCCGAGGCCATCGCGGTCGGCCAGGGTGTTGCTGGCGGTGAGAATTTGGCCCTGGGTGGCGGTGCCGCTGATGCGTACCGTTCCCGTGGGGGCATCGTTGATATTAACGACGGCGCGGGTGGGGGCACTAGTGACGCTCTCCCGCCGTCCAAAGCCATCGGTGTAGCTGGCGGTAACGGTCATGGCCCTGCCTACTTGGGCTTGGGTGAGGGTGAATGTGCGATTGGTGGCTCCCCGGATGGCGGTTCCGTCGGCCCGCCACTGGTAAGAAATGGGGCCGAGGCCATCGCGGTCGGCCAGGGTGTTGCTGGCGGTGAGGATTTGGCCCTGGGTGGCGGTGCCGCTGATGCGTACCGTTCCCGTGGGGGCATCGTTGATATTGACGACGGCGCGGGTGGGGGCACTAGTGACGCTCTCCCGCCGTCCAAAGCCATCGGTGTAGCTGGCGGTAACGGTCATGGCCCTGCCTACTTGGGCTTGGGTGAGGGTGAATGTGCGATTGGTGGCTCCCCGGATGGCGGTTCCGTCGGCCCGCCACTGGTAGGAAATGGGGCCGAGGCCATCGCGGTCGGCGAGGGTGTTGCTGGCGGTGAGGGTTTGGCCCTGGGTGGCGGTGCCGCTAATCCGTACCGTTCCCGTGGGGGCATCGTTGACGGGAGTGACATTAAAGGTCACGGTGCCCGGTGTCGCGCTCAGAAACTGGCCATCGCTAACTTGAAACTGAAAGCTGGCGTAGGCCAAGCCGTTGGCATCAGCGGCGGGTCTGAACTTCAGTTGGTTGAGGTTGGCCACGGCAATGTCTTGATTTTCGGTAATCAACTCGCCAGCATTGACCTGGTTGTCGTTGTTAGCATCGAGGAACAGTTGCCCAGCGGTGGGTAGTTGGGTCACACGAATCCCTTGCAATGTATCGCTTGTATCGGCATCGGCAAAGGGGAACAGATGACTGGCAAAGGTGAACACCGTGTCTTCATTGAGGGTCAGGGTGACGTTGCCTGTGGTTGGTGGGCTGTCGTTGTCGGCGATGGTGATTGTCTGGCTGATGCTATTGCCCAGCATAAGACCCGTGGAGGGGTTGTTGAGGGTAAGAATCGCTGTTTCGGTGCCCTCAGGAATGGCATCGTCGATGACGGTGAACGTGATAGAACCTGCGGTAGCTCCGTCGGCGATGGTAATGATGCCGTTATTGCTCAGGCCGTAGTCCTCGGTGGTGATACCCGTGCCGGAGACCCCAACGGCTACGGTCTGGTTGCCTGTAACAGCACTGGAAGCCGTAGCCGTAACGGTAATTTCTGTGGTTCCGGCTTCGCTACCTGTGGTAGCCGAGACAGACAGGTTAACCGCAGGCGGGTCAGCAATGGTTAGCGTTGCGGAACCCCCAGAGGTGGAGGCAATGACAACCTGGTTGCCGGAACGCAGCGAGGTAGCAAAGTCGATGTGGCCATCCCCATTGAAGTCGCCCAGGGCAATGGCGTTGGGTTCATTGTCTAAGGCTAGCCTGATGTTGCCTGAGAATCCGCCCAGTCCATCCCCCAGGTACACCCTCAAACTGGTGTCGGACGAATGACGATTAGCCGTGACAAAATCAAGGTGGCCATCGCCGTTAAAATCGCCGACTGCCACCGAGATGGGCGATGTACCAACGGCTACATCGGTGGTGCCAGAGAAGCCCCCTGCGCCATCTCCCAGGCGGATAGAAACGGTACTAGTCCCGTTGTTGGCCACGGCCAAATCGAGGTGGCCATCGCCATTAAAGTCGCCCAGCGCCACCGACTGAGGCCGGAACCCCGTCAACACAGTATCCGCAGCGGAGAAGCCCCCTGTGCCATCCCCCAGGCGAATGGCAACACCACCGAGGCCGAAGCTAGCCACGGCCAAGTCGAGGTGGCCATCGCCATTAAAATCGCCCATCGCCACCGACTGAGGCCCGGCACCAACGCCGACCGCCGTCGCCACAGTGGAGAAGCCCCCTGCCCCATTCCCTAGGTGAACCAGGAGGTCGCTGCTGCCACTCGTGTTGAGGGTGACAAAATCGAGATTCCCATCGCCATTTAAGTCGCCGACCGCCAAAAACTCAGGAGTTGAGCCGACGGCTGCATTGGGAGCGGCGAGAAATTCGCCTAATCCGTTGCCCAATCTGACCGCAACACTATTAATATTGCTGCCGAGATTGCCACTATGAGCCGTGATGAAATCAAGATTGCCATCGCCATTGAAGTCACCAACCGCCACAAAACGGGCAGCCACACCACCACTAGGTAGATTGGTACTGCCCGAAAATCCCCCTAAGCCATCCCCCAGGCGCAGGGAAACCGTATTGTTCAAGCTAACCGTGATGAGATCGAGATTGCCATCGCCGTTGAAGTCACCCACGGCCACCGAGATAGGGAAAGCATCCACAGTGGCCGACCCCAGGGTCGTCAGGGAGGGAAGGATGGTGTAGCCAGTCCCCGAAGCAAGGGTCAATCGCACGGTTTCGTCAGGGTCAGCCAGACCGTCATTGATGGCATTAACCAGCAGGGTGGCTGTGGTTTGCCCCGCAGCAATGGTAAAGCTGCCGCCCGTGACGGCGGTAATATTCGTACCTGCGATCAGGGTGTAGTCCACCAAGTTAGTGGCGGTGCCAGCCAGACCATAGTTGACCGTTAGACCACCGACGGGGGCAGGGCCATCTAGGGTGATGGTATAGAGCCCTTGGGTGATGCCCTCAATGGGATTGGTTCCGGCTGTGATGCTGATCTTGATGGTCATTGAGCTATGTCCTTAAAAATAAAATGCAGCAAATGCATAGGCAGATACAGGGCACAGCGCCCCAGGACTTGGCCCTGGGTAAAAGCACCCTAGTCAGTTCCCATCTCCCCTGCCGCAGCGGTGGCGACAGGGGGATGAGAGGCATGAAGTATCGGCCCAGGTTGAGCCCTGGCTACCTCAAATGGATTAGATCAGCCAGGGGGTGAAGACGCTCAAATGAGTGCTCCCACGCACGCTTGAGGTTAATCAGAAGGCGAACGACCAAGAATAAGCGCGATCTGAATCGCGCAAACATCCCACAGATAACCACGTAATCAGGCTTCTAGTTATCGGAGGAAACTGCCGAGAAAATCTAGCGCCCGATGGTCGTAGTTTTCCCAGCATACCCACCCTTGTCGGTAAAACCGACAGGCCACCTCCCAAAAAATGCCCAAGGTCGTGAAAGACTGAATCTTCATAAATGTCACCACAACACCGCTGTGCTCAATTCCCTAAATTTTTCAGAATAATGCCGATCCCGCAGCGGCTGGGTAGGATCACACGCCTCATAAAATGACTCAAGATTCAGTATGGGCCAGGGCTAAGCTCAACCAAAACAACACACCCAAAATCGCACTGCCTACTATAAAGTGGCCGACCTATTCATGCCCTGCTGGGCAAGCTGTTTACCAGTGCTTAATGCCCCGGTTTCCATGCGGCAAAGCTAGGCAATCCTACCCGCCAGAGAACTCTTCCCTAGCGGGTTGACTGACAAAACTGGCTAGAGCCCATAGCTGTTAGAGGGGCAGGAGACCTGACCCCTAGGTGAACCCAATGCTGTGGGGGCATGGTTTTCGCGCCCACAGCAAAACCTTTTGTCGGCTAGTCAGCTTCCCTAGACATCGCTGGGGCTTTAGGTTCTCCGACAACTGAGTTTTTGGTAGATTTGCCGCACCTAATTTGGAGGCGGTAAAATGGCTCAGGCGTGATTTGAACACGCGACCAAGGGCTTATGAGTCCCCTGCTCTACCACTGAGCTACTGAGCCGTAGCATGGCGCTGAGTCCTACAAACTCAACCCACGATTAAGAACTATAGCATAGAACGAATCACCTCCCAAGGGGTTGCCTAGGAAAATGGAAGAAAAAGGCGAAGTTTTTGATCGGGGTGCTTACCAGCGGAACTGACTGACTAAGCCCTGAAGTTCCTGGGCCATGCAAGAAAGGTTGGCTACCACCGCGCTGACCTCTCCCATGGAGTGGGAAATCTCCTTGGTGCGCTTTAGGTCAGCGACCGCAAGCGCAATGTGATCAACCTGGTGGGAGACAGCGTTGAGGGCATTGAGGGCGTTGTCAATGCCTTGGCGATGGAGCACCACTTGGCTATGGCCCGCCTGGACGGTGGTGGAGGTCTGTTTGAGCGTCTGCATCAAGTCAGCAACCGACTGCTGAATCTCCGCTGTACCCTGTTTTACCTCATCGGAAAGGCGGCGAATTTCCTTGGCTACAACGGCAAATCCCTGGCCAGAATCTCCGGCCCGTGTTGCTTCAATGGCGGCATTCAGGGCTAGCAGGTTGGTTTGCTGCGAAATGTCGTGAATTAGCGTGGCCATGTGATCGATAGTTGCGGTTTTATAGTCTAAATTGCCGATGGCCTGGGAAGACGCCCCCAAACTTTGGCGAATAGCCTGCATTCCTTATTTCCGCCTGACGAGCAGCCTGTTCTCCCTGTTGAGCTAGTTGATGAGTTTCCTGAGCACCTTGGGTAATCTCTGCAATATTGGTGACGACCTGCTCCACCGTGAGCATAACAGTTTGAACACTGGCCCCTAGTTCTTGAGAGGTCGCTGACATACTGTGGGCCGCCTGGGCAATTTGGCCCACCATGTCTTGGAGCTGTTGCTGCATTCGCGCTAGGGCCAACAAGATATGATTAAATTCTCGATTAGCCCGCGATTGATCTTGGTTTAGAACATTGGTTGAAACTCGTAGTAATCCCTCAGGTAAGTACTGGAAAATCGTTGCTGTTAACTGAGAAGAAAACTTCATCCGATCTACCAGTGCATGGCTCTCCCACAAAGGCTGCCCATCGATGGTGAGCATGGGCACATCAACGGCGGTAGTCTGCTGGCTAATCTGGTTGGTAATAGTCAGGGTGCGGCGGTTTTGCTCGTCTAGCGAGATGGTTCCCCCCTCCGCCAAAATGTACTGGGCTGTCGCCAAATCAGCATCGAGTTTCTCTAGGCCGAGCTGATGAACAATACGAGCCTGCTCAATCAGGGTCTGGGTGTGGTGCTGCAAATCCTGTTCCACCTGCACAAGGGTATGTTGACGGGTGGAGCCATAGAGAACGGCCCCTAGGGTAATGACGGGAACAGCAACTAAAAGAACCATCACCGACAAAAGCTGCGTCCGAAAACGCCACTGTCTGACCCGCAGGTTTACCACGATCTTCGCTCCTAAATTCTTGAGTAGCCGGATTCAACCTGGAACGATCATGGACAACATCCTGGGCACCGCAGGGCTTTCCATGCCACCAACCGTAGCGTCGCTTGGGGCGTGCTTCTCTAATCTGGCATATGGAATCCAGAAACAAGCTGCAAAAACCTTAAAAGAAGTCAAAACTCTGCTTTTTGACTGAGCCCGAAGGGAAACCCCCCTACATAAATTGGAGCTTGCCTCGTTGAGGACGCAGCGCCAACGACAAGCTTAGTCTGGGTGAGATCAGCCTTTCCCATTGAGGTAAGGCTTCGATCAGTTCAGCCTGAGTGGGATCGGCCTTTCCCATTGAGGCTTTGACAGGCTCAACCGGGGTGAGATTAGCCTTTCAATCGGGGATAGATGACCGGGATTTAGGATTGGGGGGAGCCACTCAAACCCAGGCAAAATTCTGTACAAAAACGGGCTAACCCCCGCAAGAGTTAGCCCACTTTACCTAAGTTTTAGTTTTCTTGATGGAGACCCTTGCCTAGCGACGCGGCAGGTGAGCCATGGGGTTCACAGTTCCGGTTCCGGGCAGGTGAATCTCAAAGTGAAGGTGGGGGCCTGTGCTGCGGCCTGTGCTACCCATCTCAGCAATTTGCTGACCTTGGGCAACTTGCTGTCCTTCCCGCACTAGCAGGCGGCTGTTGTGGGCATAGCGGGTTAGGCTACCGTCGGGATGACGAATGTCCACTAGGTTGCCATAGCCGCCGGAGTTCCATCCAGAGCGCACCACGACACCACCCGCCGCCGCCACGATGGGCGTACCCACAGGGCCAGCCACGTCAATGCCCCGGTGCATCCGGCCCCAGCGCCAGCCATAGCCAGAGGTAAAGACGCCGTGGGTTGGCCAAATATAGCCGTTGAACCGATTGGGAGCTTCGGGCAGGAAGCTGTCAGAGCCAGGAAGCAACGGCATGGATGGGGAAACCGTTTGGCCAGCTTCCACCGTGGGGAAGGGGCGATAAGCTTCAGCGCCCATGGGAGCCGCCGCTAGCAGGTTGCCTCGGTCTAGGCGAGACTCGGGTGCCGTGGCGGGCAAGTTAGGGAGCTGCACCTGGGGAGCCAGTGCCACTTGGGGCGAGGGGGCTTCGACGTCAGCCGCCACATCCGTCACCGTCCAGCCTTGGGGCTCAGCGGTTGCGGCATCGGCCTCGACCACGGGAGCGGTAGCAAGGCGGGAAGACAGGTTGGGCAGGACAGGGCCAGAGGCAGGCGTCCGAGCCACTTCTGGGGTTGCCTCCTGTTCAAAGGTAGACTCCCGAGCCAAGAGGGCAGAACTCTGCGCCACGGGCGTTCTGGGTTCTGCGGTTGCGCTCACTTCGGGATCCGATTGTGCCGCTGAAGGCATGGTGCGGGTACGCTCTAGCTCCAGTCGAGCCTGACGAATCCGCTCGTTGAGCATTTCCCGATCAACGAGCGTGCCGTTAGATTCCCGAATTCGCGCCAGGTGATCTTGAATGGTTTGCTCACGGGTGCGAGCTGGGGCGGCTGATGTGGAATGAGTCTCCGTATCAAGGCTATCTACCGCAGCAATGACTTCTGAGGAACGATCAACCTCAGCAGACGCATCGGGAGATGGCTGAGCTGGGGGCGCAGCGGCCACGGGCTGAGAGGCAGGGCGAGGGGATGGCCTGCTCACGGTGGTTGGTGAGGTCTCGTGCAGGGCCCTGCTCATGGGCAAGGGTGCAGCCTCTGAAGTCGGGCTGGTCGCTGGTGCTGCTGGTCTAGCACTATCGAGGCCAGCGGGGACAGCCGCTAGATCGACCGCTGCATCCTGCCATCCGTTCGATGCGGCGGTAGCTGTCTCAGCCTGGGGTTGGGGGGCGGTGGACAGTGCTTCACTGGGCTGAGCTGCTAAACGCTCCTCTTGGCGGCTGTTCTGATCGGCCTCACTCCAGGATGATGAGGGTGCGGCTGTGGC contains:
- a CDS encoding Cache 3/Cache 2 fusion domain-containing protein, which encodes MVNLRVRQWRFRTQLLSVMVLLVAVPVITLGAVLYGSTRQHTLVQVEQDLQHHTQTLIEQARIVHQLGLEKLDADLATAQYILAEGGTISLDEQNRRTLTITNQISQQTTAVDVPMLTIDGQPLWESHALVDRMKFSSQLTATIFQYLPEGLLRVSTNVLNQDQSRANREFNHILLALARMQQQLQDMVGQIAQAAHSMSATSQELGASVQTVMLTVEQVVTNIAEITQGAQETHQLAQQGEQAARQAEIRNAGYSPKFGGVFPGHRQFRL
- a CDS encoding methyl-accepting chemotaxis protein, which produces MQAIRQSLGASSQAIGNLDYKTATIDHMATLIHDISQQTNLLALNAAIEATRAGDSGQGFAVVAKEIRRLSDEVKQGTAEIQQSVADLMQTLKQTSTTVQAGHSQVVLHRQGIDNALNALNAVSHQVDHIALAVADLKRTKEISHSMGEVSAVVANLSCMAQELQGLVSQFRW
- a CDS encoding peptidoglycan DD-metalloendopeptidase family protein encodes the protein MKRVFRKQSLVSAPIRSDDSEAIGLVGVCRQQVNAPISMLGLALSVGATASVVSIPGLALAAEGSSIVVLPAASSSVQEPVIMAPLGAVPPAPADYYTVSEGDTLWHIAARHQADVDTIKTVNGISQTDVLREGQVLRLPTESMTAMAAAPGAVGGEDLNMAEAPSSLALLSVDGLSQGWVTLESSADPDPLELEAEAEDLEDNALALAEDSLPAAPANDSVSLATAAPSSSWSEADQNSRQEERLAAQPSEALSTAPQPQAETATAASNGWQDAAVDLAAVPAGLDSARPAAPATSPTSEAAPLPMSRALHETSPTTVSRPSPRPASQPVAAAPPAQPSPDASAEVDRSSEVIAAVDSLDTETHSTSAAPARTREQTIQDHLARIRESNGTLVDREMLNERIRQARLELERTRTMPSAAQSDPEVSATAEPRTPVAQSSALLARESTFEQEATPEVARTPASGPVLPNLSSRLATAPVVEADAATAEPQGWTVTDVAADVEAPSPQVALAPQVQLPNLPATAPESRLDRGNLLAAAPMGAEAYRPFPTVEAGQTVSPSMPLLPGSDSFLPEAPNRFNGYIWPTHGVFTSGYGWRWGRMHRGIDVAGPVGTPIVAAAGGVVVRSGWNSGGYGNLVDIRHPDGSLTRYAHNSRLLVREGQQVAQGQQIAEMGSTGRSTGPHLHFEIHLPGTGTVNPMAHLPRR
- a CDS encoding FG-GAP-like repeat-containing protein, which translates into the protein MTIKISITAGTNPIEGITQGLYTITLDGPAPVGGLTVNYGLAGTATNLVDYTLIAGTNITAVTGGSFTIAAGQTTATLLVNAINDGLADPDETVRLTLASGTGYTILPSLTTLGSATVDAFPISVAVGDFNGDGNLDLITVSLNNTVSLRLGDGLGGFSGSTNLPSGGVAARFVAVGDFNGDGNLDFITAHSGNLGSNINSVAVRLGNGLGEFLAAPNAAVGSTPEFLAVGDLNGDGNLDFVTLNTSGSSDLLVHLGNGAGGFSTVATAVGVGAGPQSVAMGDFNGDGHLDLAVASFGLGGVAIRLGDGTGGFSAADTVLTGFRPQSVALGDFNGDGHLDLAVANNGTSTVSIRLGDGAGGFSGTTDVAVGTSPISVAVGDFNGDGHLDFVTANRHSSDTSLRVYLGDGLGGFSGNIRLALDNEPNAIALGDFNGDGHIDFATSLRSGNQVVIASTSGGSATLTIADPPAVNLSVSATTGSEAGTTEITVTATASSAVTGNQTVAVGVSGTGITTEDYGLSNNGIITIADGATAGSITFTVIDDAIPEGTETAILTLNNPSTGLMLGNSISQTITIADNDSPPTTGNVTLTLNEDTVFTFASHLFPFADADTSDTLQGIRVTQLPTAGQLFLDANNDNQVNAGELITENQDIAVANLNQLKFRPAADANGLAYASFQFQVSDGQFLSATPGTVTFNVTPVNDAPTGTVRISGTATQGQTLTASNTLADRDGLGPISYQWRADGTAIRGATNRTFTLTQAQVGRAMTVTASYTDGFGRRESVTSAPTRAVVNINDAPTGTVRISGTATQGQILTASNTLADRDGLGPISYQWRADGTAIRGATNRTFTLTQAQVGRAMTVTASYTDGFGRRESVTSAPTRAVVNINDAPTGTVRISGTATQGQILTASNTLADRDGLGPISYQWRADGTAIRGATSSTFTLTQAQVGRAMTVTASYTDGFGRRESVTSAPTRAVSPLIAARSSLTLSSSADSLAPTLATPGGLLDLRGQSSSTLTLRFQMTQASTFNNTVGFYRVEDTQGRVRDPLTGTLIQPGGAGYLQAALANRAVGDLVGRNDRTTTVTATLATNQLLSTFLVVGGPVSALLDTNPGNDPRVFFNHVAANGDRQSHVRLLGQNTLGYEDTWGGGDRDFNDVIVRTTVA